From a region of the Sporosarcina ureilytica genome:
- a CDS encoding metal ABC transporter ATP-binding protein, whose protein sequence is MENSIEVKHLSTSYYGQEALQDINFSAETGKLIGIIGPNGAGKSTLMKSMLGLIPIDEGQISFAGMTLKQARNKIAYVPQRAAIDWDFPIIVLDAVLLGTYPNLGVFRRPKKADREWAYECLKKVGMEDYSKRQIGELSGGQQQRVFLARALAQKADFFFLDEPLVGIDVTSEELIMNILKSLRDEGKSIFVVHHDLAKVEEYFEDLVLLNKKLIKSGTVKNVLRPELMREAYKAQFSLLDSMGVFS, encoded by the coding sequence ATGGAAAATAGTATAGAGGTAAAACATTTATCTACCTCTTATTACGGTCAAGAAGCATTGCAGGATATAAACTTCTCCGCAGAGACCGGGAAACTTATCGGTATTATCGGTCCGAATGGAGCTGGTAAATCAACACTAATGAAATCAATGCTCGGGTTAATTCCAATAGATGAAGGCCAAATCTCTTTTGCTGGCATGACTTTAAAACAAGCAAGAAACAAAATTGCTTACGTTCCACAACGAGCTGCGATTGACTGGGATTTCCCAATTATCGTCTTGGATGCAGTTTTACTCGGAACGTACCCCAACTTAGGTGTATTCCGTCGCCCTAAAAAAGCGGACCGTGAATGGGCATATGAATGCTTGAAAAAAGTCGGTATGGAAGACTACAGTAAAAGACAAATTGGAGAATTATCCGGCGGGCAGCAACAACGAGTCTTCCTCGCAAGAGCACTCGCCCAAAAAGCAGATTTCTTTTTTCTCGATGAACCGCTTGTCGGCATCGATGTAACAAGCGAAGAATTAATCATGAATATTTTAAAAAGCTTGAGAGATGAAGGTAAATCAATCTTTGTTGTCCACCATGACCTGGCAAAGGTAGAAGAATATTTCGAAGACCTCGTGTTGCTAAATAAAAAACTGATAAAATCAGGAACGGTGAAAAACGTACTTCGTCCTGAACTCATGCGTGAAGCCTATAAAGCGCAATTTTCTCTACTCGATTCAATGGGGGTCTTCTCATGA